From the genome of Solanum lycopersicum chromosome 7, SLM_r2.1:
TCTGAGCTGGTACACTATATACACCAAGTTTCAAACTTTTATACTCACCAATATGTGATTTCGATTCGATAATGAACACTAAATGAAAGAGATATAGCGGCTTTCTTACCCGCCTAACAAAACAAGAATTGTACGCAGAAGAATAAggaaatttgattttaaaaaataagagaaaattcctctatttatagccaACTCAGAGTAGTCTGAAAATGTGCTAACTATGTCTTATCAAAGAGGTCACAACCtttggaaattttttgaaaaagtcacaatcatAAAGATCATAATCATTCGAAAAAGTCATAACCCTTCATTTTCTATTGATACCTTCAAAACCCAACTACattaaatcacaaaaaaataaaatcataaatacatgagtttcaatatgaatttatagtaTGCAACAAAAATCTTGTTTAGGGGACAAGAAATAAACTTGCAAAATCTtagttcaaattatattttgaacaatCAAATTACAAATAACGACATACATGATGATACATGTGATACAATAATTTAATCAACCATGACTTGATCCACTAAATTTGGCAGAACTCCCAATTAATCCCTCTCTCCTCATCTTATCTTCCTTTGCTTTTCTACAAAACACAACCCAAGAATTCACTTCTAATGCCACAGCAACCCCAATCAATGTAGACAAACACAAACAATAACCCAATTTAACATAAGACCTTCCTTCTCCCATCACTTCAAATCCTTGAAAAACATTCACAACTCCTAATACCACACAACCATAACCAacaaaatgatgatatgatttCCAATACTTCCTAAACTTGTTTGTTGTCTTAGGCCTAAAAAACAATGCCAATGTTTGTAACATGCCCAAAACAAACGTCGCGATCCCTAAATTTCGATGTAATCCATACACTCTCCCTCCTGAAAGTTGCCCTAATCGAATCCCTATTGCAAATCCAATAGTACCTAATGAAATCCCTGATAATTGTACCCCTGCATGTACATAAAACCATGTTGCCCCTAGGGACTCAACATGCCTCAAGTAACGAGCCGTGACCGCGCCTAGAGGTAGAATAACACCccatgatattgaattgataaCACCATGTACATCTTTTAGTGTTAAGAAATTGTTGTGACATGTTGATTGTGAACCTGAAAGGACATCAATTGTGGCTATTGAAGAAAGATCATTTATGTTAGTTGGATGAATCGTTGGTGAATAGCCTTGTACATAAATGCCACGGTTCCAAACAAAATGTACATTTTTGGTCTTATTGGACACAAGTTTTAATGTGGCATATATTTGAATTGTAGCACCATTATGTATAGTAGCCATTTTGCCACCATATAAAGTTGATGAAGAGGCTACTAAATGAATGTCTAAAGGTTTCGATAAAAGTGGACTTTTTTGGAGCTTGACTGATGGATCAATTATGTATGGTAGAAGAACAAGCTGGCCTGAATTTGGATCAGGAAAGGCGATTAACGCGCGAGTTCCTGTCATTTCAGGGGAGTTAGGGTTAATACCAAATCCAACCCAACCAGAAGGAGATATAAATGAACCAAAAAAGACTATATCAAGTGTGACATTATGTGGATGGAATGTCCAAGCAATTGAGGCATCTTGTGAAGGGAGTGGCATAcatttttcaaatgttttagtAGATGTTGAGGTTGTGCATGAATGAGAGGAAAAGACTATTGTGAAGGggaaaaaagagaggaaaatgAGAAAGAAGGGAAGAAACATGATGGTGAAGAATTTTGGGAGTAGTGtgtgatgaaaaattatgatggATAAAAGGAATTAAAGGagggtttttttttatgaaaaattatgatagAATTGGAGTTTGTTTATCATGCTTGTTGTACACTAGTCTTGAATGAATCATTGAGGGAATTACCTTTTACTAATTTGAGCTTAGCTTTGAAGCAATGCAACTTGAATATAGGTATAGTTAATTATTATAGCTAAGGAAAGTACAATATATAAGTTAAACCTTTCATTTTCCGTTAATGATAGAGTcagaatttttaattaaaatatgaagtAGTGAACACACGAAATAGCTAGGAAATTCAATGTATAATactatataaaaatacttttttgcTGAACAATTGACACTTCTTGAACAAAGATAACTCTgttacagaaaaaaaaaatatttttgatac
Proteins encoded in this window:
- the LOC101250033 gene encoding cytochrome b561 and DOMON domain-containing protein At2g04850 → MFLPFFLIFLSFFPFTIVFSSHSCTTSTSTKTFEKCMPLPSQDASIAWTFHPHNVTLDIVFFGSFISPSGWVGFGINPNSPEMTGTRALIAFPDPNSGQLVLLPYIIDPSVKLQKSPLLSKPLDIHLVASSSTLYGGKMATIHNGATIQIYATLKLVSNKTKNVHFVWNRGIYVQGYSPTIHPTNINDLSSIATIDVLSGSQSTCHNNFLTLKDVHGVINSISWGVILPLGAVTARYLRHVESLGATWFYVHAGVQLSGISLGTIGFAIGIRLGQLSGGRVYGLHRNLGIATFVLGMLQTLALFFRPKTTNKFRKYWKSYHHFVGYGCVVLGVVNVFQGFEVMGEGRSYVKLGYCLCLSTLIGVAVALEVNSWVVFCRKAKEDKMRREGLIGSSAKFSGSSHG